From the genome of Streptomyces sp. NBC_01341, one region includes:
- a CDS encoding sensor histidine kinase has protein sequence MRTRLLPLLIVLMAAVLLALGFPLAVRVAAAEQQRVVIDRIDDTARFAALAQFVSEPVGGSDERRRILQTELGSYDSVYGIRAGVFYRDDRALAKAPSDWTLPAEGEGRGAFQEALLGRRSHDPAQVWPWQRGRLAVASPVVRDGDVVAVVVTDSPTGEMRSRTLRGWLLIALGEAVAMLVAVGAAFRLTGWVLLPVRTLDAATHDIASGRMRSRVVASGGPPELRRLARSFNEMADNVEDVLEQQRAFVADASHQLRNPLAALLLRIELLALELPEGNEEIASVRTEGKRLANVLDDLLDLALAEHAEADLRLTDIGALTGERVAAWRPLAEEKGVTLTLDGAPAVTGWADPIALSSALDAVIDNALKFTPGGEEVRVTAGTDGTGATVTVADRGPGLTEQEMERVGDRFWRSGRHQNIKGSGLGLSISRALLAAGGGTIGYGTHEPHGLLVTVTVPRDAPHV, from the coding sequence GTGCGCACACGCCTGCTCCCCCTGCTCATCGTCCTCATGGCCGCCGTGCTGCTCGCCCTGGGCTTCCCGCTCGCCGTGCGGGTGGCCGCCGCCGAGCAGCAGCGCGTCGTCATCGACCGCATCGACGACACCGCGCGCTTCGCCGCCCTCGCCCAGTTCGTGAGCGAACCGGTCGGAGGCTCGGACGAGCGACGGCGGATCCTGCAGACCGAACTCGGTTCCTACGACTCGGTGTACGGGATCAGGGCCGGCGTCTTCTACCGCGACGACAGGGCTCTCGCCAAGGCGCCGTCCGACTGGACCCTGCCCGCCGAGGGGGAGGGCCGTGGCGCCTTCCAGGAGGCCCTGCTCGGCCGTAGGTCCCACGACCCCGCACAGGTCTGGCCGTGGCAGCGGGGCAGGCTCGCCGTGGCCTCTCCGGTGGTCAGGGACGGGGATGTGGTCGCTGTCGTCGTGACCGATTCCCCCACCGGCGAGATGCGTTCCAGGACCCTGCGCGGCTGGCTGCTCATCGCGCTGGGCGAGGCCGTGGCCATGCTGGTGGCGGTGGGCGCGGCCTTCCGCCTCACCGGCTGGGTACTTCTGCCCGTACGGACCCTGGACGCGGCCACTCACGACATCGCCAGCGGCAGGATGCGCTCCCGGGTCGTCGCGTCCGGAGGGCCCCCGGAACTCAGGCGCCTGGCACGGTCGTTCAACGAGATGGCCGACAACGTCGAGGACGTGCTCGAACAGCAGCGCGCCTTCGTCGCCGACGCCTCCCACCAACTGCGCAACCCGCTGGCCGCGCTGCTCCTGCGCATCGAACTCCTCGCGCTCGAACTCCCCGAGGGCAACGAGGAGATCGCCTCGGTGCGCACCGAGGGCAAGCGCCTGGCGAACGTCCTGGACGACCTGCTGGACTTGGCGCTCGCCGAGCACGCCGAGGCCGACCTCCGCCTCACGGACATCGGCGCCCTCACCGGCGAACGGGTCGCCGCCTGGCGCCCTCTCGCCGAGGAGAAGGGTGTCACGCTGACCTTGGACGGCGCCCCCGCGGTCACCGGCTGGGCCGACCCCATCGCCCTCTCGAGCGCGCTCGACGCCGTCATCGACAACGCGCTGAAGTTCACACCCGGGGGCGAGGAGGTCCGGGTCACGGCGGGCACCGACGGGACCGGTGCGACCGTCACCGTCGCCGACCGGGGGCCCGGGCTCACCGAGCAGGAGATGGAGCGCGTCGGCGACCGCTTCTGGCGCAGCGGACGGCACCAGAACATCAAGGGATCCGGTCTCGGTCTCTCCATCTCGCGCGCCCTGCTCGCGGCGGGCGGCGGCACGATCGGCTACGGCACGCACGAGCCGCACGGCCTGCTGGTGACGGTCACCGTGCCGCGCGACGCCCCGCACGTGTGA
- a CDS encoding response regulator transcription factor, whose amino-acid sequence MRLLLVEDDDHVAAALSAVLARHGFRVVHARSGEEALQALLPAEKEPFGVVLLDLGLPDQDGYEVCGKIRKRSAIPVIMVTARSDIRSRIHGLNLGADDYVVKPYDTGELLARIHAVARRRTAVEDTGPTPLAALLLGPVRIELPTRRVSVGGREVQLTRKEFDLLALLAQRPGVVFRREQIISEVWRTSWEGTGRTLEVHVASLRSKLGLPALIETVRGVGYRLVPPSG is encoded by the coding sequence TTGAGGCTTCTGCTCGTCGAGGACGACGACCACGTCGCGGCGGCCCTGTCAGCCGTTCTCGCACGCCACGGCTTCCGGGTGGTGCACGCCCGCAGCGGCGAGGAAGCGCTGCAGGCGCTGCTGCCCGCCGAGAAGGAGCCCTTCGGAGTCGTGCTCCTCGACCTCGGGCTGCCCGACCAGGACGGTTACGAGGTGTGCGGGAAGATCCGCAAGCGGTCCGCGATCCCAGTGATCATGGTGACCGCGCGTTCCGACATCCGTTCCCGCATCCACGGCCTCAACCTCGGCGCGGACGACTACGTCGTGAAGCCCTACGACACCGGCGAACTCCTCGCCCGAATCCACGCCGTGGCCCGGCGCAGGACGGCCGTCGAGGACACCGGGCCGACCCCGCTCGCGGCCCTGCTGCTCGGCCCCGTCCGCATCGAGCTGCCCACCCGCAGGGTCAGTGTCGGCGGCCGCGAAGTCCAGCTCACCCGCAAGGAGTTCGACCTGCTCGCGCTGCTCGCGCAACGGCCCGGTGTCGTCTTCCGCCGGGAACAGATCATCAGCGAGGTATGGCGGACCAGCTGGGAGGGGACCGGGCGCACGCTGGAGGTCCACGTGGCGTCGCTGCGCTCCAAGCTCGGGCTTCCCGCCCTGATCGAGACCGTCCGGGGCGTCGGCTACCGGCTCGTGCCTCCGTCGGGCTGA
- a CDS encoding amino acid ABC transporter ATP-binding protein has translation MSGVSVTKAAEDAAPAGDDLVVLSNVNKHFGALHVLQDIDLTIASGEVVVVIGPSGSGKSTLCRTINRLETIDSGAISIDGKPLPQEGKELARLRADVGMVFQSFNLFAHKTVLENVMLGQTKVRRTEKKLAEEKARALLDRVGVGVQADKYPAQLSGGQQQRVAIARALAMDPKVMLFDEPTSALDPEMINEVLEVMQQLAREGMTMVVVTHEMGFARSAANRVVFMADGKIVEEATPDQFFSNPRSDRAKDFLSKILHH, from the coding sequence ATGAGCGGAGTGTCAGTGACCAAGGCCGCCGAGGATGCCGCACCTGCGGGAGACGACCTTGTCGTACTGAGCAACGTCAACAAGCACTTCGGCGCGCTGCATGTGCTCCAGGACATCGACCTGACCATCGCCAGCGGCGAGGTCGTCGTAGTCATCGGACCCTCCGGGTCCGGGAAGTCCACGCTGTGCCGCACGATCAACCGCTTGGAGACGATCGACTCGGGCGCGATCTCGATCGACGGCAAGCCGCTGCCCCAGGAGGGCAAGGAGCTCGCCAGGCTGCGTGCCGATGTCGGCATGGTCTTCCAGTCGTTCAATCTCTTCGCGCACAAGACGGTGCTCGAGAACGTGATGCTGGGCCAGACCAAGGTCCGCAGGACGGAGAAGAAGCTCGCCGAGGAGAAGGCCCGGGCGCTGCTCGACCGCGTCGGGGTCGGCGTACAGGCCGACAAGTACCCGGCGCAGCTCTCCGGAGGCCAGCAGCAGCGCGTCGCGATCGCCCGCGCACTGGCCATGGACCCGAAGGTCATGCTCTTCGACGAGCCCACGTCGGCGCTCGACCCGGAGATGATCAACGAGGTCCTGGAGGTCATGCAGCAGCTGGCGCGGGAGGGGATGACCATGGTCGTCGTCACCCACGAGATGGGCTTCGCCCGTTCCGCTGCCAACCGGGTCGTCTTCATGGCCGACGGAAAGATCGTCGAAGAGGCCACGCCGGACCAGTTCTTCAGCAACCCGCGCAGCGACCGGGCCAAGGACTTCCTGTCGAAGATCCTTCACCACTGA
- a CDS encoding glutamate ABC transporter substrate-binding protein, whose translation MQLRKVTAASAAVLALALTATACGSDDKDDAAGGGGKITIGIKIDQPGLGLKTPDGKFAGFDVDVATYVAKELGYDAENIKFVETKSADRETAIERGDVKFIAATYSINDERLQKVDFAGPYLLAHQDVLVRADDDSIKTPADLNNKNLCSVTGSTSAKNVKEKLAPKAQLQNYGGYSECLTGLENKAIDALTTDDSILAGYAAQDVHKGKFKLAGFKMTNENYGIGLKKGDADLKKKIDAALTKMVSDGSWDKAVETNFGPANYKNDPAPKIGNVVK comes from the coding sequence ATGCAGCTTCGCAAGGTCACCGCCGCGTCCGCCGCCGTGCTCGCTCTCGCCCTCACCGCCACCGCGTGCGGCTCCGACGACAAGGACGACGCCGCGGGCGGCGGTGGCAAGATCACGATCGGTATCAAGATCGACCAGCCCGGTCTCGGTCTGAAGACGCCGGACGGCAAGTTCGCCGGCTTCGACGTCGACGTCGCCACGTACGTCGCCAAGGAGCTCGGCTACGACGCCGAGAACATCAAGTTCGTCGAGACGAAGAGCGCCGACCGCGAGACCGCGATCGAGCGCGGCGACGTGAAGTTCATCGCCGCCACGTACTCCATCAACGACGAGCGCCTGCAGAAGGTCGACTTCGCGGGCCCGTACCTCCTCGCGCACCAGGACGTCCTCGTCCGCGCGGACGACGACTCCATCAAGACGCCCGCCGACCTGAACAACAAGAACCTCTGCTCGGTCACCGGTTCGACCTCCGCGAAGAACGTCAAGGAGAAGCTGGCCCCGAAGGCCCAGCTGCAGAACTACGGCGGCTACTCCGAGTGCCTCACCGGCCTGGAGAACAAGGCCATCGACGCCCTGACGACGGACGACTCGATCCTCGCCGGTTACGCGGCGCAGGACGTCCACAAGGGCAAGTTCAAGCTGGCCGGCTTCAAGATGACCAACGAGAACTACGGCATCGGCCTCAAGAAGGGCGACGCCGACCTCAAGAAGAAGATCGACGCCGCGCTGACGAAGATGGTCTCGGACGGTTCCTGGGACAAGGCGGTCGAGACCAACTTCGGCCCCGCCAACTACAAGAACGACCCCGCGCCGAAGATCGGCAACGTCGTCAAGTAG
- a CDS encoding amino acid ABC transporter permease, whose amino-acid sequence MFDFLEGYDLLGAFWVTVKLTVYSALGSLIWGTLLAGMRVGPVPLMRGFGTAYVNIVRNIPLTVIIVFASLGLFQTLQVTLGGGGNFEVINFRLAVLALALYTAAFVCEALRSGINTVPAGQAEAARALGLSFVQVLRLIILPQAFRSVVNPLANVLIALTKNTTVAAAIGVLEAATLMKSMIEAEAQLILISAVFAFGFVCLTLPTGLLLGWVSKKVAVKR is encoded by the coding sequence GTGTTCGACTTTCTTGAAGGTTACGACCTACTGGGGGCCTTCTGGGTGACGGTGAAACTCACCGTCTACTCCGCCCTCGGTTCCCTCATATGGGGAACGCTGCTGGCCGGTATGCGGGTCGGCCCGGTCCCCTTGATGCGCGGTTTCGGTACCGCTTACGTGAACATCGTCCGCAACATCCCGCTGACCGTCATCATCGTCTTCGCCTCGCTGGGCCTCTTCCAGACCCTGCAGGTCACCCTCGGTGGCGGCGGCAACTTCGAGGTCATCAACTTCCGGCTCGCCGTGCTCGCGCTGGCCCTCTACACCGCCGCCTTCGTGTGCGAGGCGCTGCGGTCGGGCATCAACACGGTGCCGGCCGGACAGGCCGAGGCCGCGCGTGCGCTGGGCCTGAGCTTCGTCCAGGTGCTGCGGCTGATCATCCTCCCGCAGGCCTTCCGCTCGGTCGTGAACCCGCTGGCCAACGTGCTCATCGCGCTGACCAAGAACACCACCGTCGCCGCGGCGATCGGCGTTCTCGAAGCGGCGACCCTGATGAAGTCGATGATCGAAGCAGAAGCCCAACTGATCCTCATATCCGCCGTCTTCGCGTTCGGATTCGTCTGCCTCACCCTCCCGACCGGGCTCCTGCTCGGCTGGGTGAGCAAGAAGGTGGCGGTGAAGCGATGA
- a CDS encoding amino acid ABC transporter permease, with protein sequence MTTSVLFDAQGPRAKRRNILYTVVFLAALAAVAWWVYTSLDEKHQLDWVKWEPFFTSPQPWETYIWPGFQNTIKAAFLALLVALPLGALFGIGRLSDHRWVRMPAGVVVEFFRAIPVLILMITANAAYAEFADFDTDERLLYAVVTGLVLYNASVLAEIVRAGILSLPHGQTDAAKAIGMRKGQTMRYVLLPQSVTAMLPAIVSQLVVIVKDTALGGAVLTFPELLASVRPMSANYGANTIACFTIIALIYIALNFALTSFASWLERRLRRGKKSTGTVVAAGPGGDIKSIGEAPLVLQDGQGN encoded by the coding sequence ATGACGACCTCCGTCCTCTTCGACGCACAGGGGCCGCGCGCCAAGCGGCGCAACATCCTGTACACCGTCGTCTTCCTGGCGGCCCTCGCCGCGGTGGCCTGGTGGGTGTACACCAGCCTCGACGAGAAGCACCAGCTCGACTGGGTCAAGTGGGAACCGTTCTTCACGAGCCCCCAGCCGTGGGAGACCTACATCTGGCCGGGCTTCCAGAACACGATCAAGGCGGCGTTCCTCGCCCTCCTGGTCGCCCTGCCGCTCGGCGCCCTGTTCGGCATCGGCCGGCTCTCGGACCACCGCTGGGTGCGCATGCCCGCCGGCGTCGTCGTGGAGTTCTTCCGGGCCATCCCCGTCCTGATCCTGATGATCACCGCGAACGCCGCCTACGCGGAGTTCGCCGACTTCGACACCGACGAGCGTCTGCTGTACGCGGTCGTGACGGGCCTGGTGCTCTACAACGCCTCGGTGCTCGCCGAGATCGTGCGGGCCGGGATCCTCTCCCTCCCCCACGGGCAGACCGACGCCGCGAAGGCGATCGGCATGCGCAAGGGCCAGACGATGCGGTACGTGCTGCTCCCGCAGTCGGTCACCGCGATGCTGCCCGCGATCGTCAGCCAGCTCGTCGTCATCGTGAAGGACACCGCGCTCGGCGGCGCCGTGCTGACCTTCCCGGAGCTGCTGGCCTCGGTCCGCCCGATGAGCGCGAACTACGGCGCGAACACCATCGCGTGCTTCACGATCATCGCGCTGATCTACATCGCGCTGAACTTCGCTCTCACCTCGTTCGCGAGCTGGCTCGAGCGCAGGCTCCGGCGCGGGAAGAAGAGCACGGGCACGGTGGTCGCCGCCGGCCCCGGCGGGGACATCAAGTCCATCGGCGAAGCGCCGCTCGTCCTCCAGGACGGACAGGGGAACTGA